The Argentina anserina chromosome 3, drPotAnse1.1, whole genome shotgun sequence genome includes a region encoding these proteins:
- the LOC126788305 gene encoding factor of DNA methylation 1-like isoform X1, giving the protein MKMRMLQDNARGCLEKTFLELEKACLEQEEALLRFEAQKKDLKKQLEESEAHNKVIKKQLEESIAQNEVLAQREMQLQQRNNSIMLEKEKADEKVLLISEEHKREKKELSRTIIELEKQLDVRRTLELEIELLSGALLLIIKNE; this is encoded by the exons ATGAAAATGA GAATGCTGCAAGACAATGCACGTGGCTGCCTTGAAAAGACATTCTTGGAGCTGGAGAAGGCGTGCCTAGAGCAGGAAGAAGCCTTGTTAAGATTTGAAGCTCAGAAGAAAGATTTGAAGAAACAGCTTGAGGAGAGTGAAGCTCATAACAAAGTGATTAAGAAACAGCTTGAGGAGAGTATTGCTCAGAATGAGGTGCTTGCACAGCGTGAGATGCAACTACAGCAAAGG AATAACAGCATTATGTTGGAGAAAGAGAAGGCAGATGAAAAGGTGTTACTCATTTCAGAAGAACATAAG agagagaagaaagaattGTCTAGAACAATCATAGAATTGGAAAAGCAGCTTGACGTCAGACGTACATTAGAGCTAGAGATTGAGCTTCTAAGTGGTGCTTTATtgttaataattaaaaatgaatGA
- the LOC126788297 gene encoding factor of DNA methylation 3-like, which translates to MSAYSEGNQGTDIGKLRHNARVHIEKVFLELEQSEAQKKELKKNLEQKTMQLQILNEKASLETNKANELVSWLTEERKKWESEKQKLQERLNEKEEELASSQAFNQVLIVKLNEHNAELHKARHSLITALKESAWDASIGVKIMADHDTKPFIGATQRMPSLNFSERVAAKAVEVGSLWEENLKDPSWHPFKFLMDEEGKTREVIDEEDEKLKNLKTAFGDEVYEAVINALEELSSFNPTSRNPMLELWNFKEGKKASLAEGVSHIVNHWKPRKRRSTDQCSNEQNKRSDCKT; encoded by the exons ATGTCTGCTTATTCAGAAGGCAATCAAGGAACAGATATCG GAAAATTGCGACACAATGCGCGTGTCCACATTGAGAAGGTGTTCTTGGAGCTTGAGCAGAGTGAAGCTCAGAAGAAGGAGCTTAAGAAAAATCTTGAGCAGAAAACTATGCAACTGCAAATCTTG AATGAGAAAGCTTCCTTAGAGACAAATAAAGCCAATGAATTGGTGTCATGGTtgacagaagaaagaaag AAATGGGAAAGTGAGAAGCAAAAACTTCAAGAAAGGTtaaatgaaaaggaagaagaattgGCTTCTAGTCAAGCATTTAACCAAGTACTCATTGTGAAGCTGAATGAACATAATGCTGAATTGCACAAGGCTCGTCATTCGTTAATCACG GCTTTGAAAGAATCAGCCTGGGATGCTTCTATTGGGGTGAAGATAATGGCAGACCATGACACCAAACCATTTATTGGTGCAACCCAAAGAATGCCTTCACTAAATTTTTCTGAAAGAGTAGCTGCTAAGGCCGTGGAGGTAGGTTCTCTCTGGGAGGAAAATCTCAAAGATCCGAGTTGGCATCCGTTCAAATTTTTAATGGATGAAGAAGGAAAGACGAGG GAAGTtattgatgaagaagatgagaaaCTGAAGAACTTGAAGACAGCGTTTGGTGATGAAGTATATGAGGCTGTGATAAATGCCTTGGAAGAACTAAGCTCGTTCAATCCAACAAGTAGAAATCCTATGCTAGAGCTGTGGAATTTCAAAGAGGGGAAAAAGGCATCACTTGCAGAGGGAGTATCGCACATTGTGAATCATTGGAAACCAAGGAAACGGAGAAGTACTGATCAATGCTCCAACGAGCAGAATAAGCGGTCCGACTGCAAAACCTAG